Below is a window of Anaerolineales bacterium DNA.
ACGCCTTGCGTCGCCAGATCGAAGATCAGCTGGGGGGGAGCGCTCAGTCGAACCTGATGGCCTTGATCGGCCAGCTGATCCAGGCGGAAGAGTCCGTCCCCGAGGCGGCGGCCGTGACCAAATCGTGGATCTCCCGCGCCCGCCATCTCGCCAGCCATACCCGAGTCCAGCTGGAGCAGGTTCGAGAGGACGTCGGTGGGAGATAGTGCCGTGCATCTGCTGGACCTGGGCAGCCGGCAGGCACCTTGGGTCAGCGAAATCGAAACCCTGAGTGAGCAGAAGCTGCTGGCGTGCTACCAGTGTGGAAGGTGCTCGGCCGGTTGCCCGATGGTCAACGAGATGGACCTGCTGCCCAATCAGGTCATTCGGCTGGCACAGCTCGGGATGGCGTTGGTGCTGGAAAGCCAGGCGGCCTGGGTGTGTGCCTCCTGTCTGACCTGCCATGCCCGCTGCCCGAAGGGGATCGACCTGCCGCGGGTGATGGAAGCCATCCGCATCCTGGCGGTGCGCGCCGGCGGTGCGCGCCTGCTGGCCGGAGATGTGTCCTCCCGCGATCTCTCGCAGGCCCCGCCGATGGCAGTCATCGGGGCGTTGCGCAAGGCTGGAGGCTGAGGCTGTGTCGCGGACCTACGCCTACTTCCCAGGCTGCACCCTGCGCTCACACGCCCAGGACTACGAAAGCCAGGCGCGGGCAGCGGGACAAGCGCTCGGCATCGATCTCGTCGAGCTTCCTGAATGGAACTGCTGCGGGGCGACGTTTCCGCTCAATGCCGAGAATGTGATGGACCTGGTCGCCCCGGCCCGGGTGCTGATTGCGGCGGGCAAAGCCGGCGGCGACCTGGTCACCCTGTGCGCAGTCTGCTTTCATGTCTTGCGCAGGTCCGCCAACTTCCTGAGCACACATCCGTTCGCCCTGGAGCGTCTGAATGCATTCGTCGTCGAGGGTCCCGTCGACGAGCAAGTGCGCCCACGACACTACCTCGAGGTGCTGCGGGATGACCTCGGATGGGAGGCGGTGCAGGCACGCGTCACGCAGCCGCAGACGGGGCTCCGGTTGGCCGCTTACTACGGCTGCATGCTTCTGCGACCAGGCCCTGAGATCGGGTTGGACGACCCGGAGCGCCCGTCGATCCTGGAGAACCTGGTCGAAGCCGTGGGCGGAGAACCCATGCCGTTCTCTCACGCCGCCGAGTGCTGCGGATCGTACCTGGCGGTCACGCAGCCGGCCGCCGTGGACCGTGCCAGCGCCC
It encodes the following:
- a CDS encoding 4Fe-4S dicluster domain-containing protein, with translation MGDSAVHLLDLGSRQAPWVSEIETLSEQKLLACYQCGRCSAGCPMVNEMDLLPNQVIRLAQLGMALVLESQAAWVCASCLTCHARCPKGIDLPRVMEAIRILAVRAGGARLLAGDVSSRDLSQAPPMAVIGALRKAGG
- a CDS encoding CoB--CoM heterodisulfide reductase iron-sulfur subunit B family protein, translated to MSRTYAYFPGCTLRSHAQDYESQARAAGQALGIDLVELPEWNCCGATFPLNAENVMDLVAPARVLIAAGKAGGDLVTLCAVCFHVLRRSANFLSTHPFALERLNAFVVEGPVDEQVRPRHYLEVLRDDLGWEAVQARVTQPQTGLRLAAYYGCMLLRPGPEIGLDDPERPSILENLVEAVGGEPMPFSHAAECCGSYLAVTQPAAVDRASAQVVQSARAAGAAAVITACPLCKYNLEQAQRDQVQEDRLPIAYFTQLLTLALGLDAPESAPWSVAAPA